One Edaphobacter lichenicola DNA window includes the following coding sequences:
- a CDS encoding HAD-IIIC family phosphatase, with translation MSSSIYADLFWLPKSPENFSSLCRSVLEDDHGLGRRLQGLAKYALNGNQLGRLAKVLAKARADGMSLAPLTPFRLGVLSNSTLDFIVPALEATALRHGIALECIKADYGQVIQAALSPDSVINRAMPDAVLVAVDLRYLPLQSTLGNQEAAAAAVSGVLQHFQAIREGVRNNSGAISILQTLAPLPESLFGSFDRVLPGAPRQLIDAVNRGLAESVYGTEDVLVDVSAIAETVGLAQWHSPAQWNMAKLPFADELVPLYADYVARTIAALRGKSRRCLVLDLDNTVWGGVIGDDGLEGIKVAQGDAAGEAHLAVQRMALALRERGVVLAVSSKNNDDVARKPFREHPEMLLKEDHIAVFQANWNDKATNIKAIAEELSLGLESFVFLDDNPVERGLVREILPQVAIPELPDDPALFSRTLSAAGYFEAVTFSSEDLKRADYYQDNARRVTLQNQAGDIDAYLASLKMEITFQPFDRTGRSRIAQLINKSNQYNLTTHRYTEAEVAAAETDPRCFTLQVRLADIFGDNGMISVVICRRTDPKVWEIDTWLMSCRVLGRKVQEAVLREILKHAEGNGIEELIGIYKPTDRNQMVEGHYRSLGFEQIGSEPDGSTTWKLLVQEASVVETAMLVRSTGFETVEIGNI, from the coding sequence ATGAGCAGTAGTATCTACGCCGATCTCTTCTGGCTCCCCAAATCTCCCGAAAACTTTTCCTCTCTCTGCCGGTCCGTTCTTGAAGACGATCATGGACTTGGCCGAAGACTGCAAGGGCTCGCCAAATATGCCCTCAACGGAAATCAGCTAGGTCGTCTGGCAAAGGTACTTGCAAAGGCACGCGCCGACGGAATGTCTCTGGCTCCCCTGACACCGTTTCGGCTCGGAGTTCTCAGTAACTCAACCCTGGACTTCATCGTGCCCGCGCTCGAAGCCACGGCTCTCCGTCACGGTATCGCGCTTGAGTGCATCAAGGCAGACTACGGCCAGGTCATCCAGGCGGCCCTTTCGCCAGACTCAGTCATCAATCGTGCTATGCCTGACGCAGTTCTCGTCGCGGTGGACCTCCGTTATCTTCCTCTGCAATCGACTCTGGGAAATCAAGAGGCGGCCGCGGCCGCAGTGTCCGGTGTCCTCCAGCACTTTCAGGCCATCCGCGAAGGCGTCCGGAATAACAGTGGCGCCATCTCGATCCTTCAAACCCTCGCGCCTCTTCCCGAGAGTCTCTTCGGAAGTTTCGATCGCGTTCTTCCCGGTGCACCCCGTCAATTGATCGATGCAGTCAATCGTGGGCTCGCCGAAAGTGTCTACGGCACTGAAGACGTCCTGGTCGACGTCTCTGCGATCGCTGAAACTGTCGGCCTTGCGCAGTGGCACTCTCCCGCCCAGTGGAACATGGCCAAACTCCCCTTTGCGGACGAGCTGGTTCCGCTCTATGCCGACTACGTCGCTCGCACCATCGCCGCACTTCGAGGAAAGAGCAGGCGCTGCCTCGTCCTCGATCTGGACAACACCGTATGGGGTGGCGTCATCGGCGACGATGGCCTGGAAGGAATCAAAGTGGCACAGGGAGACGCGGCCGGCGAGGCGCATCTGGCAGTGCAGAGAATGGCTCTGGCGCTTCGCGAACGCGGAGTCGTACTAGCCGTGTCGTCAAAGAACAACGACGATGTTGCACGCAAACCCTTCCGCGAACATCCCGAGATGCTCCTCAAAGAAGACCACATCGCCGTCTTCCAGGCCAACTGGAACGATAAAGCGACCAACATCAAAGCGATTGCAGAAGAACTCTCACTCGGCCTGGAGTCCTTCGTCTTCCTCGATGACAATCCCGTCGAGCGAGGACTCGTTCGAGAGATCCTTCCGCAGGTAGCGATACCCGAGCTTCCAGATGATCCCGCTCTCTTCTCTCGCACGCTGAGCGCGGCAGGTTACTTTGAGGCCGTTACATTTTCCTCTGAAGACCTCAAGCGCGCAGACTACTACCAGGACAATGCGCGCAGAGTCACACTGCAAAATCAAGCGGGAGACATCGACGCCTACCTCGCCTCCCTCAAGATGGAGATCACCTTTCAACCCTTCGACCGGACAGGCCGAAGCCGCATCGCCCAGCTGATCAACAAATCGAATCAGTACAACCTCACCACTCATCGGTACACCGAAGCCGAAGTCGCAGCGGCAGAGACCGATCCCCGTTGCTTCACCCTGCAGGTCCGCCTCGCCGACATCTTCGGAGACAACGGCATGATCAGCGTAGTCATCTGTCGCCGCACCGATCCCAAGGTATGGGAGATCGATACATGGCTGATGAGCTGTCGTGTCCTCGGTCGAAAGGTCCAGGAGGCGGTGCTTCGCGAGATACTGAAGCACGCAGAAGGAAACGGAATCGAAGAGCTGATCGGAATCTACAAGCCAACCGACCGCAACCAGATGGTCGAAGGGCACTACCGTTCCCTCGGATTCGAGCAGATTGGTTCAGAGCCCGACGGCTCAACAACGTGGAAGCTTCTGGTACAAGAAGCCAGTGTTGTGGAAACCGCGATGTTGGTCCGATCGACTGGCTTTGAAACTGTTGAAATAGGAAACATCTGA
- a CDS encoding polysaccharide biosynthesis/export family protein — protein MQEFRFGRKNWAIPALTGLLALTSWTALAQGNAAPKVGGTSTFDSPGANEGQGANNRRRLTTLTPVPEDFSNLKLSPGFLLSMDVYDAPELSTDLRIDTQGNVVVPMVGSVHIQGETMTEAAASIGQRLKDGKILNNPQVNLNITQYSGQNVSVLGEVHTPGRIELLAPHSLDDVIALAGGETELAGNTIEIRHAPGVTPQKETIHFSRSSDDPTMNDVSVRPGDTVTVRRAGVVYVLGGVTRPGGYVMQEGGELDVAQALSMAYGTTMGAAVGSMRIIRKLPDGKVQEIPVAYRDIEKGKAPAPRLQAEDLLYVPISKVKTVLTTSLLSATSSAALYVYH, from the coding sequence ATGCAGGAATTTAGGTTTGGAAGAAAAAACTGGGCGATTCCAGCATTGACGGGGTTGCTCGCACTCACGTCCTGGACTGCCCTGGCACAGGGGAACGCGGCTCCAAAGGTCGGCGGAACCAGCACCTTCGATAGTCCAGGGGCAAATGAAGGTCAGGGAGCCAACAACAGGAGAAGGCTTACCACCCTCACTCCGGTCCCGGAGGACTTCTCCAACCTGAAGCTCTCGCCCGGCTTTCTACTCAGTATGGACGTCTATGACGCGCCTGAGCTATCGACCGATCTCCGCATCGACACTCAGGGCAACGTCGTCGTTCCCATGGTCGGCTCCGTCCACATACAAGGCGAGACGATGACCGAGGCGGCGGCGTCGATCGGGCAACGTCTCAAAGACGGCAAGATCCTCAACAATCCGCAGGTCAACCTGAACATCACCCAGTATTCTGGACAGAATGTCAGCGTCCTCGGCGAGGTTCACACCCCCGGGCGTATCGAGTTGCTGGCCCCGCACAGTCTCGATGACGTCATCGCCCTCGCAGGCGGCGAGACCGAACTGGCAGGAAACACCATTGAGATCCGTCATGCCCCGGGCGTCACCCCGCAGAAAGAGACGATCCACTTCTCCCGCAGTTCGGATGATCCGACTATGAACGACGTCAGCGTTCGTCCTGGTGACACGGTCACAGTGCGCAGAGCAGGCGTCGTCTATGTCCTGGGCGGAGTCACCCGGCCCGGCGGCTATGTCATGCAGGAAGGCGGGGAGCTGGACGTAGCCCAGGCGTTATCCATGGCCTACGGAACCACGATGGGCGCTGCCGTCGGCTCTATGCGGATCATCCGTAAGCTGCCTGACGGGAAGGTGCAGGAGATCCCCGTAGCGTATCGCGATATTGAAAAAGGAAAAGCCCCCGCCCCGAGGCTTCAAGCGGAAGACCTTCTCTACGTCCCCATCAGCAAGGTCAAGACGGTCCTCACCACTTCACTGCTTTCCGCTACCTCTTCGGCTGCACTCTACGTGTACCACTAG
- a CDS encoding acyl carrier protein, whose translation MESTEIYDRLTKVFREVFDDDEIVARPDLTASDVEEWDSLKHVRLILSVENAFKVRFSASEVSNLKNVADLAKVIQSKV comes from the coding sequence GTGGAATCAACTGAAATCTATGATCGTCTTACAAAAGTCTTCCGAGAAGTGTTCGATGACGATGAGATAGTCGCTCGTCCCGACCTGACTGCTTCTGACGTCGAAGAGTGGGACAGCCTCAAGCATGTACGCCTCATCCTCTCCGTCGAAAATGCATTCAAAGTTCGCTTCTCTGCGTCTGAGGTCAGCAACCTCAAGAACGTCGCTGATCTCGCGAAGGTCATTCAGTCGAAGGTGTAG
- a CDS encoding GumC family protein has protein sequence MSALQPHPTLSTKNQSAALGTLSDDALFASGPSEYETLSGVLRVLRRRWRTVVLVTLGIFLLGLLVCLIMTPKYASTAIIEINKEDNSANVSTDTGTASPTADELKAEIETDISVLQSDGLALAVIRDLNLTHTRPFSGDIVSSEKDKPLDQAPLTREKLIKRFAKNLTVESPPDTRLITVTFLNPDPAVAANVANAISQKFIDSAMDRRHKSTIQSSYWLRKELDDLKKQVEDSEQKLADYQRESGLAGVQISANGGGGDNAGGAAGISPHSTVTDRLYTLNQELTAAESNRISTETVFHLVQSQDPEVVLGLGSMSASGGNGGGSLTPDGGIQLIRSLRTEEAALEQEYAGAAVKYGANNPRLAQTQQQLDAVKQQLHAELQRISKRAENSYLYAKQNEDTIRQQFVKQQSNANEMADATVHLQVLAQEAYSNRALYESLFSKLQTANLASGVRATRIDIADQARPAGTPAIPNYLKYLSLIAGVGIFFGISSAFLRESLDETVRRPRDLQRIAGLRMLGYVPRMQTKSLLASSGGDSKLIDAPKAPFSEAFRVIRTSIMRALPSIGSRTLLVTSAAGRDGKTTAVYNLGVAFAQQGARVLLLDCDLRNPDLHRLFGCALSPGVSDLQDPVTKAEVLGIVRHTSLSNLFMLPAGPPPEFPAEFFESQTFDALLRVCAADYDYVLIDSPPILSVTDTSIIASKVGGSIAVVRSRSTTQSVLSSLIESLHHANTPVLGVVLNDVRNPENDGFHGYSYSRQEEGPIHAGI, from the coding sequence ATGAGTGCACTTCAGCCACATCCCACTCTCTCTACAAAAAATCAGTCTGCCGCCTTGGGTACCTTGTCCGACGACGCTCTCTTCGCATCGGGACCTTCCGAGTACGAGACACTTTCAGGTGTCCTCCGGGTTCTGCGCCGGCGATGGAGGACTGTCGTTCTCGTCACCCTCGGCATCTTTCTTCTGGGCCTGCTGGTCTGCCTCATCATGACCCCGAAGTATGCCTCCACGGCCATCATAGAGATCAACAAAGAAGATAACAGCGCGAATGTATCCACCGACACGGGAACCGCGTCGCCGACCGCTGATGAGCTGAAGGCCGAGATCGAAACCGACATCAGCGTCCTTCAAAGTGATGGGCTGGCGTTGGCCGTGATCCGCGATCTCAACCTCACCCACACCCGCCCCTTCAGTGGAGATATTGTCTCGTCCGAGAAGGACAAGCCCCTTGATCAGGCTCCGCTCACCCGCGAGAAGCTGATCAAACGATTTGCGAAGAATCTCACCGTCGAGTCGCCGCCGGATACGCGCCTCATTACCGTCACCTTTCTAAATCCCGATCCCGCCGTAGCCGCCAATGTGGCCAATGCCATCTCGCAAAAATTTATCGATAGTGCGATGGATCGGCGCCACAAGTCGACGATCCAGTCGTCCTACTGGCTCCGGAAAGAACTCGACGATCTGAAGAAGCAGGTAGAAGACTCCGAACAGAAGCTGGCGGACTACCAGAGGGAGTCAGGGCTTGCGGGCGTTCAGATCTCCGCAAATGGTGGCGGTGGCGACAACGCAGGTGGTGCCGCCGGCATCTCCCCGCATAGTACCGTCACGGATCGGCTCTACACGCTGAACCAGGAGCTCACCGCTGCTGAGTCCAACCGCATCTCCACCGAAACCGTCTTCCACCTCGTCCAATCCCAGGACCCCGAAGTAGTGCTGGGCCTGGGTTCCATGAGTGCCTCCGGAGGAAACGGTGGCGGATCGCTCACACCCGATGGCGGCATTCAACTCATCCGATCTCTCCGGACCGAAGAAGCTGCGCTCGAACAGGAGTACGCAGGCGCCGCCGTCAAGTATGGCGCAAACAACCCGCGTCTCGCCCAGACCCAGCAGCAGCTCGATGCAGTCAAACAGCAGCTCCACGCCGAACTGCAGCGCATCAGCAAGCGCGCCGAAAACTCCTATCTCTACGCCAAGCAGAACGAAGACACCATCCGGCAACAGTTCGTCAAGCAGCAGTCGAATGCAAACGAGATGGCCGATGCCACTGTCCATCTTCAAGTGCTCGCGCAGGAGGCCTACTCCAATCGAGCTCTCTATGAGAGTCTCTTCTCCAAACTGCAGACGGCTAATCTCGCCTCCGGGGTTCGCGCCACCCGCATCGACATCGCCGACCAGGCTCGTCCCGCGGGCACACCGGCCATACCGAACTATCTGAAGTATCTGTCTCTGATCGCCGGCGTAGGAATCTTCTTCGGCATCTCCTCCGCCTTTCTGCGTGAGAGCCTCGATGAGACCGTGCGCAGACCACGTGATCTGCAGAGGATCGCAGGGCTTCGCATGCTGGGCTATGTCCCTAGAATGCAGACCAAGAGCTTGCTTGCCTCAAGTGGCGGAGACAGCAAGTTGATCGACGCTCCAAAGGCTCCTTTCTCCGAGGCCTTTCGCGTCATCAGAACCTCCATCATGCGTGCTCTCCCATCGATTGGATCGAGGACCCTGCTCGTCACCAGCGCTGCAGGCCGTGACGGCAAGACGACTGCCGTCTACAACCTCGGAGTGGCCTTCGCACAGCAGGGTGCTCGAGTTCTGCTGCTGGATTGCGATCTTCGCAACCCGGATCTGCACCGCCTCTTCGGGTGCGCGCTATCGCCCGGTGTTAGCGATCTGCAGGATCCTGTCACGAAGGCCGAAGTTCTCGGCATCGTACGCCATACCTCGCTCTCCAACCTCTTCATGCTTCCCGCCGGGCCCCCCCCGGAGTTCCCAGCCGAATTCTTCGAATCGCAGACCTTCGATGCTCTCCTGCGGGTCTGTGCCGCCGACTACGACTATGTCCTGATCGACAGCCCACCCATTTTGTCCGTCACAGATACCTCCATCATCGCCAGTAAGGTTGGCGGCTCTATCGCCGTGGTTCGCTCACGCAGCACGACGCAGTCGGTTCTCTCCAGTCTGATCGAGAGCCTGCATCACGCCAATACTCCGGTACTCGGGGTCGTGCTCAACGACGTTCGCAATCCTGAGAACGATGGATTTCATGGCTACAGTTATTCCAGGCAAGAGGAGGGTCCTATCCATGCAGGAATTTAG
- a CDS encoding O-antigen ligase family protein, translated as MTLDRPYSAQNPLLYWTSLVYIVGAPNFLHFDTTGRTHELGLFNLTSISQIVIALGSVYVLTAVLFLSHRPLLCRKVNFAQWLWFPLLFLLVVATVLHPRSHLTPSSAKDVIISLYRLFEWVLAFALFLALYTRTPLEHATEVVVQLIGRASWIWTAIVWIVLPVMPAQVYGISEESTKAVAQLGGQLISPSYFATLSVAAFFYALFYFPRGLATVAGCMLAFVDIVLARTRIELISFLFLLIIYAIFFSGKFILRMGTIIGLAASGVLGILFRDLIFKFLSRGQSLKTLSTLDDRTRVWQATYEAARLRPFIGYGFIVGAKNAIKDHWKYTHWTPPHAHNELLHAWVSGGIFTAIIVLCLYGRALWTALKTVRQGTPEVFLFLFFLHFVVRSIGGPNLIVAYGRVGAVFLLTFIGIVANPQYASRKRLKQSKKTSVHLHPQEVGA; from the coding sequence ATGACGCTTGATCGACCCTACTCAGCGCAGAATCCGCTCTTGTACTGGACCTCCCTGGTCTACATCGTCGGCGCGCCCAACTTCCTTCACTTCGACACGACAGGGCGCACCCACGAGCTCGGTCTCTTCAATCTAACCTCCATCAGTCAGATCGTCATCGCGCTCGGCAGCGTCTATGTCCTCACAGCGGTTCTGTTCTTGAGCCATCGCCCGCTCTTGTGCCGCAAAGTAAACTTCGCGCAGTGGCTGTGGTTCCCCCTGCTGTTCCTGCTCGTCGTGGCCACCGTGCTGCACCCTCGCAGCCACCTCACCCCGTCTTCTGCAAAAGACGTCATCATCAGCCTCTATCGCCTCTTCGAATGGGTCCTGGCCTTCGCCCTTTTTCTGGCTCTTTACACCCGCACGCCACTCGAACACGCAACAGAGGTCGTCGTTCAACTGATCGGTCGCGCTTCCTGGATCTGGACCGCAATCGTCTGGATCGTGCTACCCGTCATGCCCGCACAAGTCTATGGCATCTCTGAAGAGTCCACCAAGGCAGTCGCCCAGCTCGGAGGTCAACTCATCTCTCCGTCCTACTTCGCCACCCTCTCCGTTGCGGCATTCTTTTATGCTCTCTTCTATTTTCCGCGCGGCCTCGCCACGGTTGCAGGCTGCATGCTCGCATTTGTAGATATAGTCTTGGCACGAACCCGTATCGAACTGATCAGCTTCCTCTTTTTGCTGATCATCTATGCGATCTTCTTCTCGGGAAAATTCATCCTGCGCATGGGCACGATTATCGGACTCGCAGCTTCCGGAGTGTTGGGTATTCTCTTCCGGGATCTCATCTTCAAATTTCTCTCTCGCGGCCAGAGCCTCAAAACACTCTCCACTCTCGACGATCGCACTCGCGTATGGCAGGCGACCTATGAGGCCGCTCGTCTCAGACCCTTCATTGGATATGGCTTCATCGTAGGCGCTAAAAATGCGATTAAGGACCATTGGAAATATACCCACTGGACCCCGCCTCATGCGCACAACGAGTTGCTTCACGCATGGGTCAGTGGAGGAATCTTCACTGCCATCATAGTTCTCTGTCTTTATGGCCGGGCGCTTTGGACCGCATTGAAGACAGTCCGGCAAGGCACGCCGGAGGTGTTCCTGTTCCTCTTCTTCCTCCACTTCGTCGTGAGATCAATTGGGGGACCAAATCTAATCGTGGCTTACGGCCGTGTCGGGGCAGTTTTTCTGCTGACTTTTATAGGCATCGTCGCAAATCCCCAATATGCTTCCCGCAAGCGGCTCAAACAGTCTAAAAAAACCTCAGTACATCTTCATCCCCAGGAAGTTGGAGCATAG
- a CDS encoding SGNH/GDSL hydrolase family protein, with amino-acid sequence MSTMVTLPKDQLPRRDLFVLPALSILTLLVLLIASEAAARFFFPEQKTDYCEIPNARLGFSYKPGCITHVKAAEGPWVINQYNDCGYRSRESCGPKPSGTTRIALIGSSIAEGWLVGYDQSFNARTAKDLTARCHRPVEIQNLGRQACSLTCISRRADEALALKPDVLLMTINASDIETLTEADMATRFQPTVPAHKDPATEKRSPVRRIKSLFAESRAMIVIEHYLFQDAATYLRLALINTNATGFLHTPFNSAWEQRFHNLDILLSETAAKAHEANVPFVLVEFPSAAQTAALVLNDPAQKLDPDAINTRLAQISSSHGIKFVNTLNAFRETPASNKLYYLADGHLDGEGQALISGPLVEQLTDSSDPVIAGCPVLHAQGPR; translated from the coding sequence ATGAGCACAATGGTGACCCTTCCAAAGGATCAACTTCCTCGCCGCGACCTCTTTGTTCTCCCGGCGCTCAGTATCTTGACCCTCCTCGTCCTTCTCATAGCATCCGAGGCGGCAGCAAGATTTTTCTTCCCCGAACAAAAGACCGATTACTGCGAAATCCCGAATGCGCGTCTCGGCTTCAGCTACAAGCCAGGCTGCATCACCCACGTCAAGGCCGCTGAGGGCCCCTGGGTCATCAATCAATATAACGACTGCGGCTATCGCTCTCGGGAGTCCTGTGGACCCAAGCCATCAGGAACAACGAGGATCGCCTTGATAGGGTCTTCGATCGCCGAAGGATGGCTCGTCGGTTACGACCAGAGCTTCAACGCTCGCACCGCGAAAGATCTCACCGCCCGCTGTCATCGGCCCGTCGAGATCCAGAACCTCGGTCGCCAGGCATGCAGCCTTACCTGTATCTCCCGCCGCGCCGACGAGGCTCTCGCTCTCAAGCCCGACGTTCTCCTGATGACCATCAACGCAAGCGACATAGAGACTCTTACGGAAGCAGACATGGCCACCCGCTTTCAGCCAACCGTGCCCGCTCACAAGGACCCCGCAACCGAAAAGCGTAGTCCGGTCAGGCGGATCAAATCTCTATTCGCCGAAAGCCGGGCAATGATCGTGATAGAGCACTATCTCTTTCAGGATGCTGCGACCTACCTTCGCCTGGCCCTCATCAATACGAATGCCACCGGCTTCCTGCATACTCCTTTCAACTCCGCATGGGAACAGCGCTTTCATAACTTGGATATCTTGCTCTCAGAGACTGCAGCGAAGGCTCACGAGGCCAACGTCCCGTTCGTTCTTGTTGAATTTCCAAGCGCCGCTCAGACCGCAGCTCTTGTTCTAAACGACCCTGCTCAAAAATTGGACCCCGATGCGATCAATACGCGTCTGGCCCAGATATCTTCCAGCCATGGAATCAAATTTGTGAACACGCTAAACGCTTTTCGGGAGACACCTGCATCAAACAAACTTTACTATTTGGCCGACGGCCATCTGGACGGTGAGGGACAGGCGCTGATCAGCGGACCGCTGGTCGAGCAGTTGACCGACTCAAGCGATCCAGTAATCGCTGGCTGTCCTGTTCTACACGCTCAAGGGCCCCGATAG
- a CDS encoding MBOAT family O-acyltransferase: MTIASFTFLGFALAVVLIYNCFSSATWRMWVLLLADLAFLSTFSHSVSAFVPLTVFLACGFFAVQAMQRAHKEASYLWIIGGTILAFIWLKKYTFLPHDTFLQFAYTTLGLSYIFFRVMHMIIDSHQGSLNQKVGPLAYLNYTLNFTTLVSGPIQSYPAFIEQHLAPVRPPLTIIDMGNGLERIVVGFFKVNVVALVLSMIQNQAINALSSSQPLATRALTGAIIAATYPVYLYYNFSGYTDIVIGIARFMRIKLPENFNRPFSTDNFLEFWNHWHMTLSGWLKEYVYNPLLKSLMRRYPSPRAELSLGVIAFFVTFFLIGIWHGRTSEFLFYGVLLGIGVSVNKLYQVKMAKSLGKKQYKALANNWMYQALCRGLNFTFFAFYLLWFWSTWKDLGKMANTLGPSAQLLGWSLIFIVSTIVLALWQVVRASVFRVQWEDQPFILSRYVRTVLDTSLVFVLLVVMELLNTPAPDIVYKAF, translated from the coding sequence ATGACAATCGCATCATTTACATTTCTCGGATTTGCGCTTGCCGTGGTCCTTATCTACAACTGCTTCTCGAGTGCGACCTGGCGGATGTGGGTCTTGCTCCTGGCAGATCTAGCGTTCCTCTCCACCTTCTCCCACAGCGTCTCCGCCTTTGTCCCACTCACCGTCTTCCTGGCATGCGGCTTCTTCGCCGTCCAAGCCATGCAGCGTGCTCACAAAGAAGCGTCCTATCTGTGGATCATCGGTGGAACGATCCTCGCCTTCATCTGGCTAAAGAAATACACCTTCCTGCCCCACGACACGTTCCTGCAATTTGCTTACACTACGCTCGGCCTCTCCTACATCTTCTTCCGCGTCATGCACATGATCATCGACTCCCATCAGGGAAGCCTCAACCAAAAAGTAGGCCCGCTTGCTTACCTGAACTACACGCTAAACTTCACGACACTGGTCTCAGGTCCCATCCAAAGCTATCCCGCCTTCATCGAGCAGCACCTCGCTCCCGTACGCCCGCCCCTCACCATCATCGACATGGGCAACGGACTGGAGCGAATCGTCGTCGGGTTCTTCAAAGTGAACGTAGTCGCCCTGGTTCTATCGATGATTCAGAATCAGGCGATCAATGCACTCTCTTCCTCTCAGCCTCTCGCAACGCGAGCCCTTACCGGAGCCATCATCGCCGCAACCTATCCGGTCTACCTCTACTACAACTTCTCCGGCTACACGGACATCGTCATCGGCATAGCGCGCTTCATGCGAATCAAGCTTCCAGAGAACTTCAATCGCCCCTTCTCGACCGACAACTTTCTCGAGTTCTGGAACCATTGGCACATGACCCTCTCCGGCTGGCTCAAGGAGTACGTCTACAACCCACTCCTCAAGTCGCTCATGAGACGCTATCCTTCGCCCCGCGCAGAACTCTCCCTCGGAGTCATTGCCTTCTTCGTCACGTTCTTCCTCATCGGTATCTGGCACGGACGCACTTCGGAGTTTCTCTTCTACGGCGTCCTGCTCGGAATCGGCGTCAGTGTCAACAAGCTGTATCAAGTCAAGATGGCGAAATCCCTGGGCAAGAAGCAGTACAAAGCTCTCGCCAACAACTGGATGTATCAAGCACTCTGCCGTGGCCTGAACTTCACCTTCTTCGCGTTCTATCTTCTCTGGTTCTGGTCTACCTGGAAGGACCTGGGTAAGATGGCCAACACCTTGGGTCCGTCTGCGCAGCTGCTGGGATGGAGCCTCATCTTTATCGTCTCCACCATTGTGCTCGCTCTCTGGCAGGTCGTTCGTGCCAGCGTCTTTCGTGTGCAATGGGAAGACCAGCCCTTCATCTTGTCCCGCTACGTGAGAACGGTCTTAGACACGAGCCTCGTCTTCGTCTTATTGGTTGTGATGGAGCTTCTCAATACACCGGCTCCCGATATCGTCTACAAGGCCTTCTGA
- a CDS encoding lipopolysaccharide biosynthesis protein: MSTEQLALKQTFFARILARIGGGRTPAALFDQGLVSGANFITNVVLARGFGIRDYGVFALAWVAVLFANSLQYALIITPMVSVGPKQEPEERPGYYGAVLLQEFIFAFSAALIMFVCVKLSVRFFPQWGVGNLALPISGATLAYLLQEFVRRYFFCTRQSKLALITDVVSYLTQLPIIYWIVHSHYASLSNVLWIIAATSFMGFITCLRWFEPVTFDRLASKKVFLRHWRMSRWLAPTAFMQWGAGNLFLMAAPVYYGAAASAIIRAANNIVGVAHVWFLGLDNVVPAEASRQMRLGGVDAMLRYIKRVVILWGGVTLTFVTIVACFPTLWLKLAYGQKYSSDGSVLRLYALLYIFIFIAGPLRAALQALEYTAPIFWAYPALIAFSVALAGPFARNLGLNGVMLGMCATQFVFQTFIGVALWFRVRKVRHDISLQNIGP, translated from the coding sequence TTGAGTACTGAACAACTAGCGCTGAAGCAAACCTTTTTCGCACGGATCCTTGCCAGGATCGGTGGAGGCCGAACCCCTGCCGCACTCTTCGATCAGGGACTCGTCAGCGGCGCCAACTTCATCACGAATGTCGTCCTGGCACGCGGCTTCGGTATCAGGGACTATGGCGTCTTCGCTCTTGCATGGGTTGCCGTGCTCTTCGCCAATAGCCTTCAATACGCTCTCATCATTACCCCCATGGTGAGTGTCGGGCCAAAGCAGGAGCCCGAAGAACGGCCCGGATACTATGGCGCAGTTTTACTGCAGGAGTTTATCTTCGCGTTCTCTGCCGCGTTGATTATGTTCGTCTGCGTGAAGCTGTCGGTCCGCTTCTTCCCTCAGTGGGGAGTAGGTAATCTCGCTCTTCCCATCAGCGGAGCAACCCTCGCCTACCTGCTTCAGGAGTTCGTACGCCGCTACTTCTTCTGTACCCGCCAGAGCAAGCTAGCGCTCATCACCGATGTGGTCAGCTATCTGACCCAGCTTCCCATCATCTATTGGATTGTGCACAGCCATTATGCGAGCCTCTCCAATGTGCTGTGGATCATCGCCGCCACATCCTTCATGGGCTTCATCACCTGCCTCAGATGGTTCGAGCCAGTCACCTTCGATCGGCTCGCTTCCAAAAAAGTATTTCTCCGGCACTGGCGCATGTCTCGCTGGCTTGCACCCACCGCCTTCATGCAGTGGGGAGCAGGGAATCTCTTCCTCATGGCCGCCCCGGTCTACTACGGAGCCGCCGCCTCCGCAATCATCAGGGCTGCAAACAACATCGTAGGAGTGGCCCACGTCTGGTTCTTAGGTCTGGACAACGTTGTGCCGGCAGAGGCATCGCGACAGATGCGCCTTGGAGGTGTCGATGCAATGCTCCGCTACATCAAACGAGTAGTCATCCTCTGGGGGGGCGTCACCCTGACCTTTGTCACCATCGTCGCCTGTTTCCCCACCCTATGGCTCAAATTGGCATACGGGCAAAAATACTCCTCCGACGGTTCAGTGCTTCGTCTCTACGCGCTCCTTTATATCTTCATCTTTATCGCGGGTCCGCTGCGCGCTGCACTACAGGCGCTTGAATACACTGCACCCATCTTCTGGGCCTATCCCGCCTTGATCGCCTTCTCCGTCGCATTGGCCGGCCCCTTCGCTCGCAACCTCGGACTCAACGGCGTCATGCTGGGCATGTGTGCCACCCAGTTTGTCTTTCAGACCTTCATCGGCGTTGCGCTCTGGTTCCGAGTTCGTAAGGTACGACACGACATATCGTTGCAGAATATCGGTCCCTAA